From the genome of Ictalurus furcatus strain D&B chromosome 4, Billie_1.0, whole genome shotgun sequence, one region includes:
- the LOC128606358 gene encoding uncharacterized protein LOC128606358, whose product MGAKQSRRKSDGAGAPSEQKRDDPEAEVETTPAEEAPQVDITSRDITAQAAVSEEPEDVLNKSMETVEAKMASVNVEDSTEMVAAVPDPQAKHDSLTGLSQEASTKIELSIPESPADPAPVPCEPLITEDLSIPEAPEHGAEATVGDVEALAMENKENSGQEASETEELFVCVNQDDA is encoded by the coding sequence ATGGGAGCGAAGCAAAGTCGGAGGAAGAGTGATGGAGCTGGGGCTCCTTCTGAGCAGAAACGTGATGATCCTGAGGCTGAGGTTGAAACCACACCTGCAGAAGAGGCTCCTCAAGTGGATATCACATCCAGAGATATTACTGCACAAGCTGCTGTTAGTGAAGAACCTGAAGATGTTCTAAACAAAAGCATGGAGACCGTGGAAGCCAAGATGGCGTCTGTCAATGTGGAGGATTCGACAGAGATGGTGGCTGCGGTTCCAGACCCTCAAGCCAAGCATGACTCACTGACGGGTTTGTCCCAAGAGGCTTCAACCAAAATTGAGCTTTCCATACCCGAATCTCCAGCAGACCCCGCCCCCGTCCCATGTGAGCCTTTAATCACAGAGGACCTGAGTATCCCAGAAGCTCCGGAGCACGGTGCAGAAGCCACAGTTGGAGATGTCGAAGCTTTAGCAatggagaataaagagaattcTGGTCAGGAGGCATCTGAGACTGAGGAGCTGTTCGTGTGTGTGAATCAGGATGATGCATAG